A genomic window from Acidimicrobiales bacterium includes:
- the groEL gene encoding chaperonin GroEL, whose amino-acid sequence FVGSKITAVRDLLPLLEKVMQSGKALVIVAEDVEGEALATLVVNKIRGTFKSVAVKAPGFGERRKAMLQDMAILTGGQVISEDVGLKLENVTLDLLGRARKVVITKDETTIVEGAGSEEEIKGRINQIKTEIENTDSDYDREKLQERLAKLSGGVAVIKVGAATEVELKEKKHRIEDAVSTTKAAIEEGVVPGGGVALLRSQQAILDLAEKLEGDEATGARIVARAVEEPLKQIAVNAGLEGGVVVDKVRHLSNPAEGLNAATGEYENLFDAGVIDAAKVTRSALQNAASIAGLFLTTEAVVVDKPEEKPATPTPGGGGMEDF is encoded by the coding sequence TGTTCGTCGGCTCCAAGATCACCGCCGTCCGTGACCTGCTGCCCCTCCTCGAGAAGGTCATGCAGTCGGGCAAGGCCCTGGTCATCGTGGCCGAGGACGTCGAGGGCGAGGCCCTCGCCACCCTCGTCGTCAACAAGATCCGCGGCACCTTCAAGAGCGTCGCCGTCAAGGCTCCCGGCTTCGGCGAGCGCCGCAAGGCCATGCTCCAGGACATGGCAATCCTCACGGGCGGCCAGGTCATCTCCGAGGACGTCGGCCTCAAGCTCGAGAACGTCACGCTCGACCTGCTCGGCCGGGCCCGCAAGGTCGTCATCACGAAGGACGAGACGACGATCGTCGAGGGCGCCGGCAGCGAGGAGGAGATCAAGGGGCGGATCAACCAGATCAAGACCGAGATCGAGAACACCGACTCGGACTACGACCGGGAGAAGCTCCAGGAGCGCCTGGCGAAGCTCTCGGGCGGCGTCGCCGTCATCAAGGTCGGCGCGGCGACCGAGGTCGAGCTGAAGGAGAAGAAGCACCGCATCGAGGACGCGGTGTCGACGACGAAGGCGGCCATCGAGGAGGGCGTCGTCCCGGGTGGCGGCGTGGCGCTGCTGCGCTCGCAGCAGGCGATCCTCGACCTCGCCGAGAAGCTGGAGGGCGACGAGGCCACCGGCGCCCGCATCGTGGCGAGGGCGGTCGAGGAGCCGCTGAAGCAGATCGCCGTGAACGCAGGGCTCGAGGGCGGTGTCGTCGTCGACAAGGTGCGCCACCTCTCGAACCCCGCCGAGGGGCTGAACGCGGCGACGGGCGAGTACGAGAACCTCTTCGACGCCGGCGTCATCGACGCGGCCAAGGTCACGCGCTCCGCGCTGCAGAACGCGGCGTCGATCGCGGGCCTCTTCCTCACCACCGAGGCGGTCGTCGTCGACAAGCCGGAGGAGAAGCCCGCCACGCCGACGCCGGGCGGCGGCGGGATGGAGGACTTCTAG